One genomic window of Thioclava sp. GXIMD4216 includes the following:
- a CDS encoding deoxyguanosinetriphosphate triphosphohydrolase, whose amino-acid sequence MLKPYACHPEKTRGRLIPENYSTFRTAFQRDRDRIIHSSAFRRLKHKTQVFVEHEGDYYRTRLTHTIEVAQVARTIANHLGLNTDLAETVALAHDLGHPPFGHTGEDALHELMAPYGGFDHNAQALRIVTKLERHYADFDGLNLTWEALEGIAKHNGPVISDRGGSHTVARREDLPYALAEVDAMWDLELASNASAEAQVAAVADDCAYNHHDLHDGLRAGLFTEDDLCELPVIGECFAAVDKLYPGLDRSRRQHEALRRVFGVMVEDVIAVAQNRLESLRPETVDDIRSMEGPIIRFSKPLYQNLKAIKRFLFTRMYRAPTVVVERKRVTTMVNGLFPFFMENPQQLPSDWQGDVGKALASGGDAEILLARVVLDYVAGMTDRFAIQEYHRLINPDL is encoded by the coding sequence GTGCTCAAGCCCTATGCCTGCCATCCCGAGAAGACTCGGGGGAGACTTATTCCGGAAAACTATTCCACGTTCCGGACCGCGTTTCAACGGGACCGCGACAGGATCATCCATTCTTCGGCCTTCCGGCGGCTGAAACATAAGACCCAGGTGTTTGTCGAACATGAGGGCGATTATTACCGCACCCGTCTGACCCATACGATCGAGGTGGCGCAGGTGGCGCGCACGATTGCCAACCATCTGGGGCTGAACACCGATCTGGCGGAAACCGTGGCGCTGGCGCATGATCTGGGCCATCCGCCCTTCGGTCATACCGGCGAGGATGCGCTGCACGAGCTGATGGCGCCCTATGGCGGCTTCGACCATAACGCGCAGGCCTTACGCATCGTGACCAAGCTTGAGCGCCATTACGCCGATTTCGACGGGCTGAACCTGACATGGGAAGCCCTTGAAGGCATTGCCAAACATAATGGTCCGGTGATTTCGGATCGTGGCGGTAGCCATACGGTCGCGCGGCGCGAGGATCTGCCCTACGCACTGGCCGAAGTCGATGCGATGTGGGATCTGGAACTGGCGTCCAATGCCAGTGCCGAGGCACAGGTGGCTGCGGTGGCCGATGATTGTGCCTATAACCACCATGACCTGCATGACGGCTTGCGGGCGGGACTGTTTACCGAGGATGACCTGTGCGAATTGCCGGTGATCGGCGAGTGTTTCGCGGCGGTCGACAAGCTGTATCCGGGGCTGGACCGCTCGCGTCGCCAGCACGAGGCCTTGCGCCGTGTCTTTGGTGTGATGGTCGAGGATGTGATCGCTGTGGCGCAGAACCGGCTGGAATCTTTGCGCCCCGAGACGGTGGACGATATCCGCTCGATGGAGGGGCCGATCATCCGTTTCTCGAAGCCGCTTTACCAGAACCTCAAGGCGATCAAGCGCTTCCTGTTCACCCGCATGTATCGCGCCCCGACCGTGGTGGTCGAGCGCAAGCGGGTGACGACGATGGTCAACGGGCTATTCCCGTTTTTCATGGAAAACCCGCAGCAGCTTCCGTCTGACTGGCAGGGCGATGTGGGCAAGGCCTTGGCCTCGGGGGGGGATGCCGAAATCCTCTTGGCGCGGGTGGTGCTCGATTATGTGGCGGGCATGACCGACCGTTTCGCCATTCAGGAATATCACCGGCTGATCAATCCGGATCTTTAA
- the puuE gene encoding allantoinase PuuE gives MDRYPRNMRGYGRDAPDAHWPEGAKLAISLVLNYEEGGENNILHGDAASEAFLSDIAGAAQWAGQRHWNMESIYEYGARAGFWRLHRLFTRRNLPVTIYGVATALARSPEQVEAMKEAGWEIASHGLKWVEHKDIPPEEEARQITEAIRLHTEVVGTPPKGWYTGRCSANTVALTAKTGAFDWISDTYDDDLPYWLTLEGRDQLVIPYTLEANDMRFATAPGYIEGEQFFQYLKDTFDTLYAEGVAGQGKMFSIGLHNRLIGRPGKIAGLTRFLDYAQSHEGVWFATRGQIAAHWAATHPPVHKPRPSEMTQDEFATRFGRIYEHSQWIAGRAWELELGPAHDCAAGVASVLARIFRTAGHEAQLAVLRAHPDLAGKLAQAKRLTAESTSEQASAGLDALTDDERATFQQLNADYVAKFGFPFIIAVRDHSKASILQAFHTRLTHDAETEFTEACRQVERIARHRLNDMDI, from the coding sequence ATGGACCGGTATCCCAGAAACATGCGCGGCTACGGTCGCGACGCACCCGATGCACACTGGCCGGAAGGGGCAAAGCTCGCGATATCGCTCGTGCTCAATTACGAAGAAGGCGGCGAGAACAACATCCTGCATGGCGATGCCGCATCCGAGGCGTTTTTGTCCGATATCGCAGGGGCCGCGCAATGGGCCGGCCAGCGCCATTGGAACATGGAATCGATCTATGAATATGGCGCGCGTGCGGGGTTCTGGCGGCTGCACCGGCTGTTCACCCGCCGGAACCTGCCGGTGACCATCTATGGCGTGGCCACGGCGCTGGCCCGCAGCCCCGAACAGGTCGAGGCGATGAAGGAGGCGGGGTGGGAAATTGCCAGCCACGGGCTGAAATGGGTCGAACACAAGGACATCCCGCCCGAAGAAGAAGCCCGCCAGATCACCGAAGCCATCCGCCTGCATACCGAGGTCGTGGGCACCCCGCCCAAGGGCTGGTATACGGGGCGCTGCTCGGCCAATACCGTGGCGCTGACCGCCAAAACCGGCGCATTCGACTGGATCTCGGACACCTATGACGACGACCTGCCCTATTGGCTGACGCTCGAGGGGCGCGACCAGCTGGTGATCCCCTACACGCTGGAAGCCAATGACATGCGCTTTGCCACAGCCCCCGGCTATATCGAGGGCGAGCAGTTCTTCCAGTATCTCAAAGACACATTCGACACGCTCTATGCCGAAGGCGTGGCCGGTCAGGGCAAGATGTTCTCGATCGGGCTGCATAACCGGCTGATCGGACGTCCGGGCAAAATTGCGGGGCTCACACGGTTTCTCGACTATGCGCAAAGCCACGAGGGCGTGTGGTTTGCCACCCGTGGCCAGATTGCCGCGCATTGGGCCGCCACCCATCCGCCGGTCCACAAACCCCGCCCGAGCGAGATGACACAGGATGAATTCGCCACCCGCTTTGGCCGAATTTACGAGCATTCGCAATGGATTGCGGGCCGCGCATGGGAGCTGGAGTTGGGCCCTGCCCATGATTGCGCGGCAGGGGTGGCCTCTGTGCTGGCGCGGATCTTCCGCACCGCAGGCCACGAGGCGCAACTGGCCGTGCTGCGCGCCCATCCCGATCTGGCAGGCAAGCTGGCACAGGCCAAACGCCTGACCGCCGAAAGCACCTCCGAACAGGCCAGTGCGGGCCTTGATGCGCTGACCGATGACGAACGCGCGACCTTCCAGCAGCTCAATGCCGATTACGTCGCCAAATTCGGCTTTCCCTTCATCATTGCCGTGCGCGACCATAGCAAGGCCTCGATCCTTCAGGCTTTCCACACCCGCCTCACCCATGACGCCGAGACCGAATTCACCGAGGCCTGCCGACAGGTCGAACGGATCGCGCGCCACCGTCTCAACGATATGGATATCTGA
- a CDS encoding VOC family protein, producing the protein MRWRGINHVEFSVLDYDASVAFYDRMFGWLGYRCFWTLDIGYRSTYYMARFPFPHSYIGLQPAKSGGKLSHEARATGIHHIALWARNRREVDAFHAEFLCPNAVPVTDAPAEYPVYSPGYYAVFFEDPINGIHWELAHIPRLPSLGAWKRFRQAVKEQEKQHPEWGGSAMKQAERPLPGRTGR; encoded by the coding sequence ATGCGCTGGCGCGGAATAAACCATGTCGAATTTTCGGTTCTCGATTACGATGCCTCGGTCGCCTTCTATGACCGCATGTTCGGCTGGCTGGGATATCGCTGCTTCTGGACGCTCGATATCGGGTATCGCTCGACCTATTACATGGCGCGTTTTCCCTTCCCGCATAGCTATATCGGGCTGCAACCCGCCAAATCGGGCGGCAAACTTTCGCATGAAGCTCGCGCGACGGGCATCCATCACATCGCGCTCTGGGCCCGCAACCGGCGCGAGGTGGACGCGTTCCATGCGGAATTTCTGTGCCCGAACGCTGTCCCCGTGACAGATGCGCCCGCAGAATATCCCGTCTATTCACCGGGGTATTATGCGGTATTTTTTGAGGACCCGATCAACGGTATTCACTGGGAACTGGCGCATATTCCGCGACTGCCGTCTTTGGGCGCATGGAAACGCTTCCGTCAGGCGGTGAAAGAGCAAGAAAAGCAGCACCCCGAATGGGGCGGCTCGGCCATGAAACAGGCCGAACGCCCCCTGCCCGGAAGAACCGGGCGATAA
- the rpmA gene encoding 50S ribosomal protein L27, translating into MAHKKAGGSSRNGRDSAGRRLGVKLYGGQAALPGNIIVRQRGTKVWAGDNVMMGKDHTLFAVAEGTIEFKKGLKGRTFVSVLPVAEAAE; encoded by the coding sequence ATGGCACACAAGAAAGCAGGCGGTTCGTCCCGTAACGGTCGCGACTCCGCAGGTCGTCGTCTTGGCGTCAAACTCTATGGCGGTCAGGCGGCTCTCCCGGGCAACATCATCGTGCGTCAGCGCGGCACCAAAGTCTGGGCCGGCGATAACGTCATGATGGGCAAAGACCACACCCTCTTTGCTGTCGCCGAAGGCACTATCGAGTTCAAGAAGGGCCTCAAGGGCCGCACCTTCGTCTCGGTTCTTCCTGTTGCGGAGGCGGCCGAGTAA
- the proB gene encoding glutamate 5-kinase: MAGAPSVSTAAQSPRLSQAKRVVIKIGSALLVDQAGLRAEWLQALAEDVAMLRGQGTDVVLVSSGSIALGRRILRLPQGDLPLEQSQAAAAVGQIRLAQGYQEMLAPHGVITAQVLMTLDDTANRRRYLNSRATLETLLSLGVVPIVNENDTVATDEIRFGDNDRLAASIAVTIGADHLVLLSDVDGLYSANPKTDATAEHFPVVPHITPEIEAMAGDPISGVSKGGMKTKLLAAKVAVAGGCAMAIMDGFVARPLLALEEGARASWFLPEGDPRAARKRWISGMKPQGQMHVDQGAVQALSHGKSLLPAGVTRVSGEFGRGEPVAILAPDGQIVAKGLVRYTSSEARAIAGHKSQEIAEILGYPGRAALIHRDDMVSLT; encoded by the coding sequence ATGGCAGGTGCCCCCAGCGTGTCAACCGCCGCACAAAGCCCGCGCCTGTCGCAGGCCAAGCGGGTGGTGATCAAAATCGGTTCGGCGCTTCTGGTCGATCAGGCCGGTCTGCGGGCGGAGTGGTTGCAGGCATTGGCCGAGGATGTGGCGATGCTCAGGGGGCAGGGCACCGATGTGGTGCTGGTGTCCTCGGGCTCGATCGCGCTTGGTCGCCGCATCCTGCGATTGCCCCAAGGTGATCTGCCGCTGGAGCAGTCGCAGGCGGCCGCTGCTGTCGGACAGATCCGGCTGGCGCAGGGCTATCAGGAAATGCTTGCACCGCATGGGGTGATCACCGCGCAGGTCCTGATGACGCTGGACGATACCGCCAACCGTCGCCGTTATCTGAATTCGCGCGCGACGCTGGAAACCCTGCTGTCGCTGGGCGTCGTGCCGATTGTGAATGAAAACGATACGGTCGCCACGGACGAGATCCGCTTTGGCGATAATGACCGTCTGGCCGCGTCGATTGCGGTGACGATCGGGGCGGACCATCTGGTGCTTCTGTCGGATGTCGACGGGCTCTATTCCGCCAACCCCAAGACCGACGCGACCGCCGAACATTTTCCGGTCGTGCCGCATATCACCCCCGAAATCGAGGCGATGGCGGGCGACCCCATCTCTGGTGTCTCGAAAGGCGGCATGAAGACCAAGCTGCTGGCCGCGAAAGTGGCTGTGGCGGGCGGATGTGCGATGGCCATCATGGACGGTTTCGTTGCACGCCCGCTTCTGGCGCTGGAAGAGGGGGCAAGGGCGAGCTGGTTCCTCCCCGAGGGGGACCCGCGTGCGGCGCGCAAGCGCTGGATTTCGGGCATGAAACCGCAAGGCCAGATGCATGTCGATCAAGGGGCCGTGCAGGCGCTATCGCATGGCAAATCGCTGTTGCCTGCGGGGGTGACGCGGGTCTCGGGCGAGTTCGGTCGCGGCGAGCCGGTGGCCATTCTTGCGCCGGACGGGCAGATCGTGGCCAAGGGGCTTGTGCGCTATACCTCGAGCGAGGCGCGCGCGATCGCGGGGCATAAGTCGCAGGAAATTGCCGAGATTCTGGGCTATCCCGGACGGGCGGCGCTGATCCATCGCGATGATATGGTTTCGCTGACTTAA
- a CDS encoding GNAT family N-acetyltransferase translates to MLLARHVHTARLRLRPLSPADVPAIVSALSGFETARWLGRVPHPYRLSDAQEFVARSQDKQVWAIEDGAGFAGMIGMVGELGYWLAPHARGKGYIQEAALHLVACHFADPQVDHLKAGYFIGNHASARILYGLGFVEDGPADRRPSVAWADLRPHQPLRLDRAGWARRFVPQIRTPRLRIDPLRPEDDVAFHRLVTCPSIGRMLQRFPADWTLPQARAFLAEARWQGARPCRLALRHQGRFVGSIGVGQGACPAIFYFLDPAEAGRGLMSEALEGFIGWLSEAWGLRQLTARVFCDNPASRHVLEKAGFRVTGTGSGTSAQRAAPAPDWGLDYEAPDPEA, encoded by the coding sequence ATGCTTCTGGCGCGCCATGTCCATACGGCGCGCCTGAGGTTGCGCCCTTTATCTCCGGCGGATGTGCCTGCCATTGTCTCCGCGCTTTCGGGGTTCGAAACAGCGCGCTGGCTGGGGCGGGTGCCGCACCCCTATCGTCTGTCCGATGCACAGGAATTCGTGGCGCGCAGTCAGGACAAGCAGGTCTGGGCCATCGAGGATGGCGCGGGCTTTGCCGGTATGATCGGGATGGTGGGCGAGCTTGGCTACTGGCTCGCGCCGCACGCGCGCGGCAAGGGGTATATTCAGGAGGCGGCGCTGCATCTTGTGGCCTGCCACTTTGCCGACCCGCAGGTGGATCATCTGAAAGCGGGCTATTTTATCGGCAACCATGCATCGGCCAGAATTCTTTACGGGCTCGGGTTTGTCGAGGATGGTCCGGCAGACAGGCGGCCGAGCGTGGCATGGGCGGACCTGCGCCCGCATCAGCCTTTGCGCCTTGACCGCGCAGGCTGGGCGCGGCGCTTTGTTCCACAGATCCGCACGCCGCGCCTGCGGATCGACCCGCTGCGTCCCGAGGATGATGTGGCCTTCCACCGGCTCGTGACCTGTCCGTCTATCGGGCGGATGCTGCAACGGTTTCCTGCCGATTGGACACTGCCGCAGGCACGCGCCTTTCTGGCCGAAGCCCGTTGGCAGGGCGCGCGTCCGTGCCGTCTTGCGCTGCGCCATCAGGGCCGGTTCGTTGGCTCGATCGGGGTGGGGCAGGGCGCGTGCCCCGCTATTTTCTATTTCCTTGATCCGGCGGAGGCGGGGCGGGGGCTGATGTCCGAAGCGTTAGAGGGGTTTATCGGCTGGCTGTCCGAGGCCTGGGGGCTGCGGCAACTGACGGCGCGGGTGTTTTGCGACAACCCTGCCTCGCGACATGTGCTGGAAAAGGCGGGCTTCCGTGTGACCGGCACCGGTTCGGGAACGTCGGCGCAGCGCGCTGCCCCTGCACCGGACTGGGGCTTGGACTATGAGGCGCCCGACCCCGAGGCCTGA
- a CDS encoding iron-sulfur cluster assembly accessory protein, which yields MLQIPPKVTERAFARLAEINEDAETPRALRVAVEGGGCSGFQYDIKLEEQAAEDDLILQGAGQRVLIDPVSLPFLENAVIDFTDELIGARFVVNNPNAVSSCGCGISFSM from the coding sequence ATGCTGCAAATTCCGCCAAAAGTCACCGAGCGCGCCTTCGCGCGACTGGCAGAAATCAACGAAGATGCCGAGACCCCGCGCGCCCTGCGTGTGGCCGTTGAGGGCGGCGGCTGTTCGGGCTTCCAATATGACATCAAGCTCGAAGAGCAGGCCGCCGAAGATGACCTGATCCTGCAAGGCGCGGGCCAGCGCGTGCTGATCGACCCCGTCTCGCTGCCGTTTCTGGAAAACGCGGTGATCGATTTCACCGACGAACTGATCGGCGCGCGCTTTGTGGTCAATAATCCCAATGCCGTATCCTCCTGCGGCTGCGGGATTTCCTTCTCCATGTAA
- a CDS encoding bifunctional allantoicase/(S)-ureidoglycine aminohydrolase, protein MMSSSYYAPPGGLRDQNTRTVDRAVFTEAYAFLPAHTLSDITTSYLPGWDKARAWVLARPMSGFAETFAQLIVEIAPGGHATKPEPDPDAEGVVFVLSGHLDLTLKGTHHDLSEGGYAFLAPNEDWSLANVSAAPVTLVWIRKIWTPAEGIAKPESFVTSDQQTAARPMAGTEGKWATTRFVEPDDMRHDMHVNIVTIQPGATIPFAETHVMEHGLYVLQGRGVYLLNKDWVEVEGGDFMWLRAFCPQACYAGGTQPFRYLLYKDVNRHMPLRGMLGR, encoded by the coding sequence CTGATGAGTTCTTCCTATTACGCCCCGCCGGGTGGTCTGCGCGACCAGAACACCCGTACTGTTGATCGCGCGGTTTTCACCGAAGCCTATGCCTTCCTGCCCGCCCATACGCTGTCAGACATCACCACCTCCTACCTGCCGGGATGGGACAAGGCCCGCGCATGGGTTCTGGCCCGCCCCATGTCGGGCTTTGCCGAAACCTTCGCGCAGCTGATTGTCGAGATCGCTCCGGGTGGCCATGCCACCAAACCCGAGCCGGACCCCGATGCCGAGGGCGTGGTTTTCGTGCTGTCGGGCCACCTTGACCTGACGCTCAAGGGCACGCACCATGATCTCTCCGAGGGCGGCTATGCCTTCCTTGCCCCGAACGAGGACTGGTCACTTGCCAATGTCTCCGCGGCACCTGTCACTCTGGTCTGGATACGCAAGATCTGGACCCCCGCCGAGGGCATTGCCAAACCCGAAAGCTTCGTGACCTCGGACCAGCAGACAGCGGCGCGCCCGATGGCGGGCACCGAAGGCAAATGGGCCACCACCCGTTTCGTCGAACCCGACGACATGCGCCACGACATGCATGTCAACATCGTCACCATCCAGCCGGGGGCAACGATTCCCTTTGCCGAGACCCATGTGATGGAGCACGGGCTATATGTGCTACAGGGGCGCGGGGTCTATCTGCTGAACAAGGACTGGGTCGAGGTCGAGGGCGGCGATTTCATGTGGCTGCGCGCCTTCTGCCCGCAGGCCTGCTATGCGGGCGGCACCCAGCCCTTCCGGTACCTCCTGTATAAGGACGTCAACCGCCACATGCCCTTGCGCGGAATGCTGGGGCGCTGA
- a CDS encoding ureidoglycolate lyase gives MDITTEPLTAEAFAPFGDVLSAEGAPDRLINAGKCGRYHDRAALSFFEGRAGVSIFKAEPRSLPYECDLLERHPHGSQCFIPMSEHPFLIIVATDLGDRPGSPRAFLTNGAQAINFHRGIWHGVLTPLAGPGLFAVVDRIGDGKNLEEVRIAPPFRVRTS, from the coding sequence ATGGATATTACCACCGAACCGCTTACCGCCGAAGCCTTCGCCCCTTTTGGCGATGTCCTGTCGGCGGAGGGAGCGCCCGACCGTCTGATCAATGCCGGCAAATGTGGCCGCTATCATGATCGCGCCGCGCTCAGTTTCTTCGAAGGCCGCGCGGGTGTGTCGATCTTCAAGGCCGAACCGCGTAGCCTGCCCTATGAATGCGACCTGCTGGAGCGCCATCCTCATGGCAGCCAATGCTTTATCCCGATGTCGGAACATCCTTTCCTGATCATCGTGGCCACCGATCTGGGCGACCGCCCCGGCAGCCCGCGCGCTTTTCTGACAAACGGCGCGCAGGCGATCAACTTCCACCGCGGCATCTGGCATGGTGTGCTGACGCCACTGGCCGGTCCGGGGCTCTTTGCGGTGGTCGACCGCATCGGGGACGGCAAAAACCTTGAAGAGGTAAGGATCGCCCCGCCCTTCCGCGTGCGGACCAGCTAG
- the xth gene encoding exodeoxyribonuclease III yields the protein MKIATFNINGVKARINALVDWLKEADPDVALLQEIKSIDEAFPREIIEDLGYRVETHGQKSFNGVAILSKLPLEDISRGLPGDDSDEQARWIEATVIGERAVRVCGLYLPNGNPVEFDAEGAPVAEGKYGYKLAWMERMKARATELLALEEPLVLAGDYNIIPQDEDAAKPESWQKDALALPESRAAFRRILNLGFTEAFRARTQGPGHYSFWDYQAGAWARNNGIRIDHLLLSPQAADLMTDCQIDRDIRGREKPSDHVPVWITLDA from the coding sequence ATGAAAATCGCGACCTTCAATATCAATGGCGTCAAGGCCCGTATCAATGCGCTGGTGGACTGGCTGAAAGAGGCCGATCCCGATGTCGCCCTGCTGCAAGAGATCAAATCCATCGACGAGGCCTTCCCCCGCGAGATCATCGAGGATCTGGGCTATCGCGTTGAAACCCACGGGCAGAAAAGCTTCAACGGGGTGGCGATCCTGTCGAAACTGCCGCTAGAGGACATCTCCCGCGGCCTGCCGGGTGATGACAGCGACGAACAGGCCCGCTGGATCGAGGCGACCGTCATCGGCGAGCGCGCGGTTCGGGTTTGCGGGCTGTATCTGCCCAATGGCAATCCGGTGGAGTTCGACGCCGAGGGCGCGCCGGTTGCCGAAGGCAAATACGGCTATAAGCTGGCATGGATGGAGCGCATGAAGGCCCGCGCGACCGAGCTTCTGGCGCTGGAAGAACCGCTGGTTCTAGCGGGCGATTACAACATCATCCCGCAGGATGAGGATGCCGCCAAACCCGAAAGCTGGCAAAAGGACGCGCTGGCCCTGCCCGAAAGCCGCGCCGCCTTCCGCCGCATCCTGAATCTTGGCTTCACCGAGGCCTTCCGCGCCCGCACCCAAGGCCCCGGACATTACTCTTTCTGGGATTACCAAGCGGGCGCATGGGCGCGCAATAACGGCATCCGCATCGACCACCTGCTGCTGAGCCCGCAGGCCGCCGACCTGATGACCGACTGCCAGATCGACCGTGACATCCGTGGCCGCGAGAAGCCTTCGGACCACGTGCCGGTCTGGATCACCCTCGACGCCTGA
- a CDS encoding phosphohydrolase, with protein sequence MQLETAIRIAALAHKGQTDKGGAPYILHPLRVMLGAKDHDSRVVAVLHDVVEDSDWTLAALRIEGLSDLQATALDALSKRMGEPYEAFVLRAAAHPIARVVKRLDLLDNLDLSRIAHIGPEDRQRIARYHAALKMLDQSGDRP encoded by the coding sequence ATGCAGCTCGAAACCGCGATCCGTATTGCCGCACTGGCCCATAAGGGCCAGACCGATAAGGGCGGCGCGCCCTATATCCTGCATCCTTTACGGGTGATGCTGGGGGCCAAGGACCATGACAGCCGCGTGGTGGCCGTGCTGCATGATGTGGTCGAGGATAGCGACTGGACGCTCGCGGCGCTACGCATCGAAGGGCTGAGCGACCTTCAGGCCACAGCCCTCGATGCGCTGAGCAAACGCATGGGCGAGCCCTACGAGGCCTTCGTTCTGCGCGCCGCCGCCCACCCGATTGCGCGGGTCGTCAAGCGCCTCGACCTCTTGGACAATCTGGATCTGTCGCGTATTGCTCATATCGGGCCGGAAGACAGGCAGCGGATCGCCCGCTATCATGCCGCGCTCAAGATGCTGGACCAGAGCGGAGACAGGCCATGA
- the rplU gene encoding 50S ribosomal protein L21, translated as MFAVLKTGGKQYKVQAGDVLRVELIAAEAGDKVQFNEILMVGGDKLVVGAPFVEGAAVQAEVIDSIKADKVITYHKRRRKHSSQRTRGHRQKLTLLRVTDIVASGADASVKAAVGTAVARRAAHETK; from the coding sequence ATGTTTGCGGTCCTCAAGACTGGCGGCAAGCAATACAAGGTTCAAGCGGGCGACGTGCTCCGCGTGGAACTGATTGCTGCTGAAGCTGGCGATAAAGTCCAGTTCAATGAAATTCTGATGGTTGGCGGCGACAAGCTTGTCGTTGGCGCGCCCTTCGTTGAAGGTGCTGCCGTGCAAGCCGAAGTCATCGACTCGATCAAAGCCGACAAAGTCATCACCTACCACAAGCGCCGTCGTAAGCACTCGTCGCAGCGTACCCGTGGTCACCGCCAGAAGCTCACGCTGCTGCGCGTCACCGACATCGTCGCCTCGGGCGCAGATGCTTCGGTGAAAGCAGCTGTTGGCACCGCCGTCGCACGTCGTGCGGCTCACGAAACCAAGTAA
- the obgE gene encoding GTPase ObgE, giving the protein MKFLDLAKVYIRSGGGGAGCVSFRREKFIEFGGPDGGDGGKGGSVYVEAVEGLNTLIDFRYQQHFFAKSGQHGMGSQRTGKDGDDIVLKVPVGTEIIEEDEETVIADLTEVGQRILLAKGGNGGWGNLRFKSSTNRSPSKANPGQEGVERTIWLRLKLIADAGLLGMPNAGKSTFLATVSNARPKIADYPFTTLVPNLGVVGVDGREFVMADIPGLIEGASEGRGLGDQFLGHVERCSVLLHLVDGTSETVVEDWQTIVGELEAYSEALFDKPRVTVLNKIDALDEETLAERKAELEEAVGGKVYLMSSVAKKNVDTVLRALWAQIVEDRGGNGDDEDGSWQP; this is encoded by the coding sequence ATGAAATTTCTCGACCTCGCCAAAGTCTATATCCGTTCCGGCGGCGGCGGTGCCGGCTGTGTGTCTTTCCGTCGCGAGAAATTCATCGAATTCGGTGGCCCTGACGGGGGCGATGGCGGCAAGGGTGGCTCGGTCTATGTCGAGGCGGTCGAAGGGCTGAACACGCTGATCGATTTCCGCTACCAGCAGCACTTTTTCGCCAAATCCGGTCAGCATGGTATGGGCAGCCAGCGCACCGGTAAGGATGGCGATGATATCGTGCTGAAAGTGCCGGTCGGCACCGAGATTATCGAAGAGGATGAAGAGACGGTCATTGCCGACCTGACCGAGGTCGGGCAGCGTATCCTGCTGGCCAAGGGGGGCAATGGCGGCTGGGGCAACCTGCGTTTCAAATCCTCGACCAACCGTTCGCCGTCCAAGGCCAATCCCGGTCAGGAAGGGGTGGAGCGCACGATCTGGCTGCGTCTGAAACTGATCGCCGATGCGGGGCTTCTGGGCATGCCCAATGCGGGCAAGTCGACCTTCCTTGCCACCGTGTCGAATGCGCGCCCGAAAATCGCGGATTACCCCTTCACCACGCTGGTGCCGAACCTTGGCGTCGTAGGCGTGGACGGGCGCGAATTCGTGATGGCCGATATTCCCGGTCTGATCGAGGGCGCTTCCGAGGGCCGTGGCTTGGGCGACCAGTTTCTGGGCCATGTCGAGCGTTGCTCGGTCCTTCTGCATCTGGTGGATGGCACCTCCGAGACCGTGGTCGAGGACTGGCAGACCATCGTGGGCGAGCTGGAAGCCTATTCCGAGGCGTTGTTCGACAAACCCCGCGTGACCGTTCTCAACAAGATCGACGCGCTGGATGAGGAGACCTTGGCCGAGCGCAAGGCCGAGCTGGAAGAGGCCGTGGGCGGCAAGGTCTATCTGATGTCTAGCGTGGCCAAGAAAAACGTGGATACCGTGCTGCGCGCGCTTTGGGCGCAGATCGTGGAAGACCGCGGTGGCAATGGTGATGACGAGGACGGATCGTGGCAACCCTGA
- a CDS encoding GNAT family N-acetyltransferase, with the protein MFQEAIPDQPVIEAERFILRPLRKSDAGLMTMYTSDKRVATGTRAIPHPLPPGASDQFIARILSGQGDEDVWAIDGSAQGSCELLGIVSLTRINDTQSEIGFWVGAGYWNAGYASEAVQAMVAANPHGSRTLLAEVFQDNPGSGRVLTNAGFEYLGDAESWSVARNASVPTWTYLRKMD; encoded by the coding sequence ATGTTTCAGGAAGCCATCCCTGACCAACCTGTGATCGAAGCTGAAAGGTTCATCCTGCGCCCGCTGCGCAAGTCCGATGCCGGGCTGATGACCATGTATACTTCGGATAAACGTGTCGCTACCGGAACCCGTGCCATTCCGCATCCGCTCCCGCCGGGGGCGTCAGACCAGTTCATCGCGCGTATCCTGTCAGGACAGGGCGATGAGGATGTCTGGGCGATCGACGGTTCTGCGCAGGGCTCGTGCGAACTGTTGGGCATTGTGTCGCTGACCCGTATCAATGACACCCAGTCCGAGATCGGCTTCTGGGTCGGGGCAGGCTATTGGAATGCGGGCTATGCGTCCGAAGCCGTGCAGGCGATGGTTGCGGCCAATCCGCATGGCTCGCGCACGCTGCTGGCCGAGGTGTTTCAGGATAATCCCGGTTCGGGCCGTGTCCTGACCAATGCCGGTTTCGAATATCTTGGGGATGCCGAAAGCTGGTCCGTGGCGCGCAATGCCTCGGTGCCGACATGGACTTATCTTCGGAAAATGGACTGA